The following proteins are co-located in the Mycolicibacterium goodii genome:
- the ipdF gene encoding (5R,7aS)-5-hydroxy-7a-methyl-1-oxo-2,3,5,6,7,7a-hexahydro-1H-indene-carboxyl-CoA reductase, whose translation MKLSEPPKEIDGHGLLKDKVVLVTAAAGTGIGSTTARRALLEGADVVISDYHERRLGETRDQLAGLGLGRVDSVVCDVTSTEAVDALIAETVEKAGRLDVLVNNAGLGGQTAVIDMTDEEWDRVLNVTLTSVMRATRAALRYFRGVEHGGVIVNNASVLGWRAQHSQSHYAAAKAGVMALTRCSAIEAVEYGVRINAVSPSIARHKFLEKTSSAELLDRLAGDEAFGRAAEPWEVAATIAFLASDYSSYLTGEVISVSSQRA comes from the coding sequence ATGAAGCTGTCGGAGCCGCCGAAAGAGATTGACGGGCACGGCCTTCTGAAGGACAAGGTGGTCCTGGTGACCGCGGCCGCCGGTACCGGCATCGGCTCGACCACCGCGCGGCGCGCCCTGCTCGAGGGCGCCGACGTGGTGATCTCGGACTACCACGAGCGCAGGCTGGGGGAGACCCGCGATCAGCTCGCCGGGCTCGGTCTGGGGCGCGTCGACTCCGTGGTGTGCGATGTGACCAGCACCGAGGCCGTCGACGCGCTGATCGCCGAGACCGTCGAGAAGGCGGGCCGGCTGGACGTGCTGGTCAACAATGCGGGCCTGGGTGGGCAGACCGCCGTCATCGACATGACCGACGAGGAGTGGGACCGCGTCCTCAACGTCACCCTCACCTCGGTCATGCGTGCGACGCGCGCGGCGTTGCGGTACTTCCGCGGCGTCGAGCACGGCGGCGTCATCGTCAACAACGCCAGCGTGCTGGGTTGGCGCGCACAGCATTCGCAGTCGCACTACGCCGCCGCCAAGGCCGGTGTCATGGCCCTGACGCGCTGCAGCGCGATCGAGGCCGTCGAGTACGGCGTGCGGATCAACGCCGTGTCGCCGAGCATCGCGCGGCACAAGTTCCTGGAGAAGACGTCGTCGGCCGAGCTGCTGGACCGGCTGGCCGGCGACGAGGCGTTCGGCCGCGCCGCCGAGCCGTGGGAGGTCGCCGCGACCATCGCGTTCCTCGCGAGCGACTACTCCAGCTACCTGACCGGCGAGGTCATCTCGGTGTCCAGCCAGCGGGCCTGA